One genomic segment of Scomber scombrus unplaced genomic scaffold, fScoSco1.1 SCAFFOLD_170, whole genome shotgun sequence includes these proteins:
- the LOC133977001 gene encoding carbohydrate sulfotransferase 8-like, with protein sequence MAYPQRFLKGVNVVVAPRWPIEKVSQTAALPDLMKLLQHKVLVSKQPVTKRHRKLLLKSSFVSSSAPAREEEQQLLEQKQKLARTQESRRRLLSDVCAKYRPSVTEQLVSQRQVSRVYVEDRSRLLYCEVPKAGCSNWKRVMMVLGGSASSTRDIPHDVAHYANHLRRLESYDHAGIAERLRSYNKVLFVREPFERLVSAFRDKFESPNSYYHPVFGRPIISRYRVNATSTALRTGAGVTFREFVQYLLDVRRPVGMDIHWEPVSQLCNPCLLRYNFIGKFERLEEEANFLLQSIGAPRNLTFPDFKDRNPLAERTSSTITQKYFSQLNSTERQKAYDFYYMDYLMFNYPKPFKDLH encoded by the exons GCGTGAATGTCGTCGTGGCTCCCAGGTGGCCGATAGAGAAGGTGAGCCAAACAGCAGCTCTGCCAGATCTCATGAAACTGCTCCAACACAAGGTCC TCGTCTCCAAACAGCCGGTCACCAAACGCCACAGGAAGCTGCTTCTGAAGAGCAGCTTTGTGTCGTCCAGCGCTCCTGCCCGCGAGGAAGAACAACAGCTGCTGGAGCAGAAACAGAAGCTGGCGAGGACGCAGGAGTCCCGTCGCCGCCTGCTGAGCGACGTTTGTGCCAAATATCGGCCGAGCGTCACCGAGCAGCTGGTCTCACAGCGGCAGGTGTCACGGGTTTACGTGGAGGACCGCTCCAGGCTGCTGTACTGTGAGGTGCCCAAAGCTGGCTGCTCTAACTGGAAACGGGTGATGATGGTGTTGGGTGGTAGTGCCTCCTCCACTCGAGACATTCCCCACGACGTGGCACATTACGCCAACCACCTGCGTCGACTTGAGAGCTACGACCACGCCGGCATCGCTGAGAGATTGCGCTCTTATAACAAGGTGCTGTTTGTGCGTGAGCCATTCGAGCGGCTGGTGTCGGCCTTTCGGGATAAGTTTGAGAGTCCGAACTCGTACTACCACCCTGTGTTTGGACGCCCCATCATCTCCAGATACCGCGTCAACGCCACAAGCACCGCCCTGCGTACCGGCGCCGGCGTCACCTTCAGGGAGTTCGTGCAGTACCTGCTGGACGTGCGTCGGCCGGTGGGGATGGACATCCACTGGGAGCCGGTCAGCCAGCTGTGTAACCCCTGCCTGCTCCGATACAACTTCATCGGAAAGTTTGAGAGGCTGGAAGAAGAAGCCAACTTCCTGCTGCAGAGCATCGGAGCACCGAGGAACCTCACCTTCCCCGACTTCAAAGACAGAAACCCCCTCGCAGAGAGGACTTCCTCCACCATCACCCAAAAATACTTTTCACAACTGAACTCCACAGAGAGGCAGAAGGCCTACGACTTCTACTACATGGATTATCTGATGTTTAACTACCCCAAACCCTTCAAAGACCTGCACTGA